The following DNA comes from Allobranchiibius huperziae.
CTACTTCAGCTTCGACCGGTACGACAACGCTGCCGTCGCCGCCGTCCTGCACGACGGTCGGATGGACGTCGACGCGCGCACGCGACCCAGCCGGGCGCAGCTGGGCTTCCTCGACGACTACGCCCGGGCGGACATCCAGACGACTCCCCCGTCCAAGGCCCCGGTGGCGCTGACCCTGCGTACGCCGCACGGCACGGTGACGCTCGCCGTCGATTCGCTGACCTCGACCTCGGGGCGCGACGCCGACCCGCAGCTCGTCCGCCAGCGCGCGGCCCCCTCCCGCACCAGCACCACGTGGGTCGGGGCCGTGGCCGAAGCACGCGCCCAACTGGTGCGGGCCGCGCCGGCGCTGGGCCTGGCACCGTCCGCGATCTCTGCTCTGTTCGCCGGTCCCGCCGACACCGCGCACACGGTCCGGACGACGACGTCGGCGTACGACCTGGAGGTGAGCGTGCAGGCCGATCCGTCCGAGCCCGGCCCGTACGCGGCGAGCATCGGCTACCGCTTCACCTGGCGGGATCCCGCAGGTTGAGCCCGCAGGTCAGCGGCGCTGTTGGCCGACCCGCTCGTGGATGAGGTCGAGGTGGCGTACCCCGTCGCCGCGGTCGAGGTTGTCCGGGTGCACCTTGCCGCCGAGCGCCAGGATCGGGGTGAAGAAGTAGATCTCCCCCTCGCGCAGCTCGCCCTTGCGCTGCCGGGCGCCCTTGTGCGGCCCGGCGAGGTCGCGCGGGTGCGAGGACGGGCCGGGCAGGTGCTCGCCCAGGAACGCGGCCATGTCGCCGTCGATGACCGTGTTGGTGTGGAAGTGCGGGTCGAGGCAGGAGATTACGTCGCGCCCGTCGACCCGTTCGTAGTGGTAGACGTGCCCGAAGCTGGTGACGGCGAACGGGACGCTGGCGACCTGATCGCCGAGCCACACCTGCAGCGTCGACACCCAGTGGCCCGGATCGACGATCGCGAGCGCCTGGTCGCCGTAGAAACCGAGTCCGTAAGCGCGCCACAGCTCCACGAGCGCGTCCGGCAGGCGCCCCTCGGCGTACTCCAGGAACTGCGGACTCGGGACCCGCACGTCCGCACCCGGAGGGAAGGCCTGCACGAAACGGCGTACGGCGGCGCCGATGTCGCTCGCGCGCTGGTCGGACGTCTGGGTCATGGCGCGGTGTCTCCTTCGGGGGTCGGGCGGGTACGTCGACCGACGGTAGTCGATCCCGTCACCGTCGGCGGCGCAGTCGGGAGGGGTGGCGCGGCCGGTTGTCAGCGGATTCGCGGTACCCGCGTCACTTCCGCGCTGACAACCACGCGCGGCGGCCCGCGGAAAACCCCGGTGAGGGCATCGGCGCACGTCTGGGATCATTGCGGCCATGACCGAACGCCCCGCCGCAGCCCACTCCTCCGTCCCCGACCGGCCCACGGTCGACGGCCTCGAGGAGCGGTGGGGCGCGGTATGGGCGCGTGAGCAGACCTACGCGTTCGACCGCGAGCGCGCGCTGAGCCTGCCGCGCGAGCAGGTCTACTCCATCGACACCCCGCCGCCGACGGCCAGCGGCAGCCTGCACGTCGGGCACGTCTTCGGCTACACCCACACCGACTGCATGGCGCGCTACCAGCGGATGCGCGGCCGCGAGGTGTTCTACCCGATCGGATGGGACGACAACGGCCTTCCGACCGAGCGCCGCGTGCAGAACTACTACGGCGTGCGCGGGGATCACGCCGCGGCGTACGACGCCGACTTCGTGCCGCCGTTGCAGGGCGCCGAGGGCAAGTCCGTCAAGGCGGCCGACCAGGTGCCGATCAGCCGCGCGAACTTCATCCCGCTGTGCGAGGAGCTGACCGCGCGCGACGAGGAGTCGTTCGAGCAGCTCTTCCGCACGCTCGGCGTCTCCATCGACTGGCAGCACTCCTACCGCACCATCGACGACCGCTCCCGTGCCGTGGCCCAGCAGGCGTTCCTGCGCAACCTCGCCCGCGGCGAGGCCTACCAGGCCGAGGCGCCGGGACTGTGGGACGTCACCTTCCAGTCCGCGGTCGCGCAGGCGGAGGTCGAGGCGCGCGACTACCCCGGCGCGTACCACCGGATCGCCTTCCACCGCACCGACGCCGACCCGGTCTACGTCGAGACGACCCGCCCGGAGCTGCTGCCCGCCGTGGTCGCGCTCATCGCTCACCCGGACGACGAGCGGTACGCCGACCTGTTCGGTACGACGGTCACCTCGCCCCTCTTCGGGGTCGAGATCCCCGTGCTGGCTCACCCGGCCGCCGAGCCGGACAAGGGCGCCGGCATCGCGATGTGCTGCACCTTCGGCGATCTCACGGACGTGCAGTGGTGGCGCGAGCTGCAGCTGCCGATTCGCTCGGTCATCACCCGCAACGGCCGCATCCAGGGCGAGACGCCGGAGTGGATCGCGGGCGGCCCCGGGGAGGCCCTCTACGTCGACGAGCTGGCCACCAAGACGGTCTTCTCCGCCCGCAAGGCCGTCGTCGACGCGCTGATCGCGAGCGGCGACCTCGACGGCGAGCCGAAGAACACCCAGCGCAAGGCGAACTTCTTCGAGAAGGGCGACAAGCCGCTGGAGATCGTGACCAGTCGTCAGTGGTACATCCGCAACGGCGGCCGCAGCGAGGAGCTGCGCAAGGAGCTGGTGGCCCGCGGGGGCGAGATCGACTTCCACCCGGGCTTCATGCGCAGCCGCTACACCAACTGGGTGGAGGGGCTGAACGGCGACTGGCTGATCAGCCGGCAGCGGTTCTTCGGCGTTCCGTTCCCCATCTGGTACCCCATCGACGCCGATGGCGAGATCGACCACACGCGACCGATCGCGGCCGACGAGAGCCAGCTGCCGCTCGACCCGCAGGTCGACGTGCCGTCGGGCTACACCGCCGAACAGCGCGGCGTGCCCGGTGGTTTCGCCGCCGACCCCGACATCATGGACACCTGGGCGACGTCGTCGCTCACCCCGCAGATCGCTGCAGGGTGGCCTGTGACCAGCGACCCGGAGTCCCGTAACGACCCGGCGCTCTTCGACGCGATCTTCCCGATGGACCTGCGTCCGCAGGGCCACGACATCATCCGCACCTGGCTCTTCTCCTCGGTGGTGCGCAGCCACTACGAGCATGGTGAGGCGCCCTGGCGCGGCGCTGCGATCAACGGCTGGATCCTCGACCCGGACCGCAAGAAGATGTCCAAGTCCAAGGGCAACGCCGAGACTCCCCTCGACGTCGTGCTGCAGTTCGGTGCGGACGCGGTGCGCTACTGGGCGGCGTCCGCGCGGATGGGCGCCGACTCGGCGTACGACACGGGGCAGATGAAGGTCGGCCGGCGCCTGGCGATGAAACTGCTCAACGCCAGCAAGCTCGCGCTGACCATTGGCGAGTCCGACGGCGACCCGGCCGCGGTGACGCACCCCCTGGACCGCGCGATGCTCGCCGGGCTGCGCGACGTCGTCGAGGTCGCGACCCGTGGGTGGGAGAACTTCGACTACACCCGGTCGCTGGAGGTCACCGAGAGCTTCTTCTGGACCTTCTGC
Coding sequences within:
- a CDS encoding GAD-like domain-containing protein, producing MTQTSDQRASDIGAAVRRFVQAFPPGADVRVPSPQFLEYAEGRLPDALVELWRAYGLGFYGDQALAIVDPGHWVSTLQVWLGDQVASVPFAVTSFGHVYHYERVDGRDVISCLDPHFHTNTVIDGDMAAFLGEHLPGPSSHPRDLAGPHKGARQRKGELREGEIYFFTPILALGGKVHPDNLDRGDGVRHLDLIHERVGQQRR
- the valS gene encoding valine--tRNA ligase, coding for MTERPAAAHSSVPDRPTVDGLEERWGAVWAREQTYAFDRERALSLPREQVYSIDTPPPTASGSLHVGHVFGYTHTDCMARYQRMRGREVFYPIGWDDNGLPTERRVQNYYGVRGDHAAAYDADFVPPLQGAEGKSVKAADQVPISRANFIPLCEELTARDEESFEQLFRTLGVSIDWQHSYRTIDDRSRAVAQQAFLRNLARGEAYQAEAPGLWDVTFQSAVAQAEVEARDYPGAYHRIAFHRTDADPVYVETTRPELLPAVVALIAHPDDERYADLFGTTVTSPLFGVEIPVLAHPAAEPDKGAGIAMCCTFGDLTDVQWWRELQLPIRSVITRNGRIQGETPEWIAGGPGEALYVDELATKTVFSARKAVVDALIASGDLDGEPKNTQRKANFFEKGDKPLEIVTSRQWYIRNGGRSEELRKELVARGGEIDFHPGFMRSRYTNWVEGLNGDWLISRQRFFGVPFPIWYPIDADGEIDHTRPIAADESQLPLDPQVDVPSGYTAEQRGVPGGFAADPDIMDTWATSSLTPQIAAGWPVTSDPESRNDPALFDAIFPMDLRPQGHDIIRTWLFSSVVRSHYEHGEAPWRGAAINGWILDPDRKKMSKSKGNAETPLDVVLQFGADAVRYWAASARMGADSAYDTGQMKVGRRLAMKLLNASKLALTIGESDGDPAAVTHPLDRAMLAGLRDVVEVATRGWENFDYTRSLEVTESFFWTFCDDYIELIKDRAYGAQGDEGAASARAALRVALSVLLRLFAPFLPYATEEVWSWWQEGSVHRASWPTVAECGAAEGDSRALRVVGDALAGIRKAKSDAKLGMRAQVTSMTLTAPADVQELIRGGEDDLRAAGKVTGMTYADGPALAVQDVELVPPPPRGA